The nucleotide window gactcGGCGCGGATCAGACATGTTAGTTGTGTCGAGGTTGGAGTGAGGTGGGCCAGCTGATTGTAGCAGAAGCCAGGAGAGATCCACTGGGAGattcaacagcaacatcacaTTGGCGTTTTGGGCGGTTATTGGATATGCAAGGGAAATATGACATGGGcgttgtttgggttttggcttGAAGTGGGCATAATTGGTGGGGGATATACCCGGAGGCCATATGTTATGCGTTTGGGGACACGATCATGATCTCTGGACtaggggtttttttttttcgtcaAATGATGTGGCGAGGGCCAGTTCTACTGCATTTTCACGAGTCACGCGATGGTGCAAGACGCTTATTGCACATGGTACAACTGTCGAAGCATATATGGCATCGAATACTCTCCTGCCGCCACTAGGTTACAACATTCGCAAGTGACAGCAGTCTCAGTCGGGTTCAAGCCGGGCTTGGAGTGGTCGGGCAATGTCGACGGGCGTCATGGTGGCGCCGGTTTGTGTCGTTCTCGTAAAGATACTGACTGCGAGGTTCAATGATGGTGAAGAATAATGTCGAAACTCTCAACGAACAGCCATTTCAAGGCGTCATTTATGTTCTAGGCTTTGGGCGATGAACACCAACAGCTCCAAACTAGCTTCTAAGAAATACCGATAGCAACACTTTCGGGGTTATGGTTTAGCCAGATCAGTCACCTACCCGGCCTATTTGGTACATCTCTCGAATACTTGAATCAAGACATCATAACCACCCTCACTGAGCAGCAGACATAGTCAGGTAGCGCAGTCGTTAAAGACCGGGGCTCGTGTACGCACACGTCCGAGCCTTATGAGGGGGATATAATATACCGAGCACTGAGGTGGGCTTGAAGCTCCGCGCTGGAATGCTCTCCCGTTGCCTCGGAGAATAAGGGGCAGTGTTTTGTCTGCGCATCATGACCCAAATTGCGTCACTCGAATGTGTCGTCAACAATTCCAAGTCATGCAAGGCAGCCTGATGGTCGGATATCCACAGCATTAAGGTTTTTGAAAATGCCACATGGCACCAATAGTTAAAGTTTTCGGACGCCAGGTGTTGGGCCTCAACTGCTttcaaaacaagaaaaaaatggCGCAGTTTTGGAATTGGATTAGTTTTACGCAGTAGTATAGGTGGATTGATCATCATCCCTCTGAAGGGGGAAGCATCGTGAAACTGACCCTTTGTTGTTTTGaccgttttttttttttttgtttgtgacCCCCTGCGCATGGACCATCCATCCGTTGTTCTGCTTGGGATCGTCGCAAAGCAGGGCCGAGAAATGGTGCGGAAAAAGAGCGATCCATCTTTCCCCAGGAAAACGCACGGGCAGCTCTCGAAAGGAAAGAAGCGTTGGTCTCGGCTCACACTTCCCGTTGGCACGTCATGTCAGGCACACCAATCAGAACACGCGCCTAGGTGGGGCGCTCTTCTCGAAAGCAAATTGCACAAATTTCACCAACGTCCATTATGCCGCCTCGAATTGGTCCAGACTTTGCCGCTGCCTCCTCGAGAAGATCCTGACTTCGGGAGCTGTTGGACGGGAATCAAGAAGATGGCAAAGACAGACAGATGAAGTCGAAACAGACTGCTAGCCAAGTGTGGCTGTCGAGTCCAGGTGCCAGGATGATGTGATCCGATGTGTGGATGCCAAAAAGGAAGCGGCTTTGCTGGCACAGCATGCATGCCCTTTTTGGGATGGCGGCCAACGTGACAAGGTAGGGTTCGCACTGACAGAGCGAGATCGGGAGTTGGACCTGCAATTTCCTGCATGAAACAGCTCTTGCCCTTGCGCGCCGTGCGGCTGctcatcatggccatgacGAGAGAAAGACGAGTTTATCCGCCAGAGGGAGACGGGGTCGGCCGATGAAGGGGGCCTGGCAACGAGGGCCAGGACGGGAGCCAGCCAGCGGGCGGCAAAAGGTGAGAGACAGCTCTCAGCAGAGGGAGACAAACAACCAAGTAGAGAGACAAGCAGGGATGCCTTGGATGTGGTGGGCTTGCTGCAGGTACCGCTGCAACATCGTCCGTGGCGCCAATCCCCTTGCGGGGAAGCCCGCGGTACGTACCTTTGTTATTATCGGTCCCAATCACTTGGCAGGCCAGGCGCAATTTGCCGTCCCCCAGACATATCGTGGGCTCTCCCGCCGTTGTCcttcgtcctcgccctctctTCACCCTCTCACCAGCCTCACTCTTTCGCTGCACTGCACCGCACGCACGCTTCACCTCAGACTTCGTTGGCAAAGTCTATCTTTTGGAAGCTGCTCCTGCTCACTCGACGTGGCCTAAATTCATTCATTCTGCTATCTATCCATCTCCAACTCTGCCAACAGATTAGCCCAACCTACCACTGTACATTTGTACCGCACATACAAGCAAACATTGATACACAAAAGGAGGATTTTTGCCCGAGCCGGACGGATCACCACAAACATCTACAAACATCTTCACAATGCAGCTCTCAGCGCTCTTCActgtcctcctcctgcctctcATGGTCGTTGCCGAGGGCgagtccaccaccaccaagacaaagACTCTGACTCTCACCGAgaccctcaccctccagcGTCTCCAAGCCGCTCACACGGGTTCGCAcaactccaccgccgccctccaAACCggtgccaccaccaccttcaacccTGCCGCCTCGACCACCACATCAGGACCGACACTCGACCCCACACCGGACAATGCTGCCGGTGCTCTCAATGCCGCCAacgttgccgccgccgccatggccGGCATTGTCGTTGTTGCTTTCCTCTAAGCAGGCAACAGCGGTAATTTCATTCTGATGAATGATGGGGTCTGGGAGGAGCTATTGGGCACTATCAATCCGATTCTACGATGCGAGCATCTTACCAATCATTTCTTTTGTCTCTGAGCGAGGCGCGATATTCTTGGTTCGGCCCCTTCCCGGTcagcttcatcatcaccatcagaCAGCCTTCTCATGAGCATATGACCATTTTTGACGACATCAAGAACAAATCATTTTACAACAAAAAATCTCCCATCGCCAAAGCGGGCTTGGGAATCGCGACTACTCCACGGTTGTCAGCACCCTTCTTATTCTTTAAACCTtaattcttttcttttgtctgaCAATCTCGACACTTGTTgcgaacaacaacaacactttATAACAATCTTCGATTCTCGAGTTCAGGCAGGCCGGGGCGCGTTCTCTTGTCACTTGACGAGAAGCGCTTGACGATATTGGGCCTCGGGATACCCTCACAAACTTGGACCATGACCACTTTTTAGCAACACTTCTATTCGTTCTTCCAGCAGTATtagccaccgccgccacccgaTACCGCAGCAACCATGATGCTCTTCCCAGTTCAAGGCCAGAATCCGCCTCTTTTAAGCCTTTTACGCAGCATACGACCAAACGTACTCTTTACGACCACGACTCAGATACCCAAataccccctcccacttcaCTTCTTGAGGCCTCGGTCTTGAGTGAGATGCAACAACTGGCTGCTTTGTGTGATTCGGTGGTGATTGGTTACGTTTGCTGGCTGGACCTTTTATCCTCTTTTTTAACCTTCAACCAACTTCTTCCACATCCAACAAAACTTGTGTGTGGTGAAGAGAAGTACATCGGATCTTTGACTTTGCATATATGGGGGACGGGAGGCAGGAAAAAGTTTCAAGGCCGGGGTCGGGGATCTGTTGGCGTACGGCAAACCTTCTAACACACACATATTTTGACGATGCGAatggatggaggagagaCACCATTCGCGCATGATATGGGAGGAGAAAcaaagagagagatggaTTGGAGGAAACACAacacttttcttcttttcttgaaCACACTTCTTTTTAGCCTTCTATACATGCACAAGTTATTGATACCCCtttatttttccttttgaGAGCATGACCAGCTTCGCCGCTTAACCAGTGAGATCTTGTGTGCCCTACAACGTGGTATTGAGAGCTTGACTTTTGCCCTCACTTTTGCCCACTTTTCTCGCTCCTTGGTTTTGCCAGCGTGTCGCCGCATTTCATTCCCCATGAGCGATGTCACCTCTCGGCACATCAGAGATTTTCGCTCAACTCATCTCGGAAGACTTTTATGCACAACTGATAAGGTAAGATATTTGTCATTATTCAAGCTTTTTCTCACCCGCATAATGATCATCGCACCTAGAACGACCTCTTTTTGAGCTCACCTTGGTGTGCCTTCAAAGTGTTTGCATTCCAGTCTCCAAACCAAACCCAAAGAAGTTCATCGGAATGTTTCGAACAAAGCCCCAAAACGCGACCCACACGTTCGTCTCatcttgcttcttcttcacacGCTTGCCTACCGCGAAGGCCCTGGCTCGCCTTTTAAAACACAAGTCCAGAACCCGGGCCACGTTCCCCACCCCGCTCGTTGACTCCATCGCCAGTCCCATTTTCCCCCCTGATGCTGGCCTGAGCTTCCCTTCCCCCGTGTGCAATTTCCGCTTCGGAGGAGATTTGTGGGGAATCTCCGTCACCTGCCGGATACTCCTGATCGGTCCGATCCGAGCGAGATTGTTCGGAGGCAGGGGTGTCACGGCCACGGCCGGGGGAGATGATCTGAAATCCAATATCTGATAAGGATTGCTTTTCTGAGCAACGCGACACCGCAAGATCTTGACTGTTCTAAATCACACCTCAGTGAAGAGAAGCCCATCGTGATAAGTGATTACCAGGTAACTGGTTACTCTATCAACTAGCTAAGCCCAGGTGCACTATGTGCTCCCAAAAGCCCATTACTGAGATTCTTCATTCATCGTACCAAGAAATCCCTCCTCTGATCAACATGATACCTAAGACACCTCCTGTCAGTGTCAATGATAAGAACTGCAAACAAACAACTCAAGAAGTCGACGACACATTTGTGCCATTGCCATCGTTCCTGAAGATCCCCATCGTACTGGCATATGTTGCAATGGTTTCGTTCCAAAACGCGACGTCCTCCCCTTTGATGGTGAGCATGCTCACGCTCCCAATCGTGTTTAGGTTGTACATCTGCAAACCCGTCGTGGAGTTGACCACTTCTGTGCCGTTGGCATCCTGAATCGAAAAGATTCTCGCCTGGCAGTTTTCGCCCGCATGGTTGGTGCTGCAGTTGGTGCAGtagttgttgaagaagctgtAGAGGCCAGCACCAAACACCGTGATGTTCTTGGACCCAATGATGCGCATAGCCCACGCCATGGCGCACGGCGGGTCACCTGGCAGCTGCTCAACCGTGCTGGGGGACGAACCTGGGCAATCGGTCATGAAATCAGGGTCGTGCAGGGTGGTGTTAACCTGTGTAAAAGGGTAAGGGGCctgtgggttgggttggtaaTATGGTGTCTCTGTTTGAATCTGACCCATCCACAGATTAGATGCGTTGACCAGCTGATACTGGTAAAGAGTGTGGTGCTCAACTGCATTGCCCAGCATCCAGATATTGGACCCTTCGATCAAGAGGCCTCGGCCAGCAAAGACATCGATCCGAGTCTGGTTCCAGTCCTCCATATCGTGATCAGCAACCCACATCCAGTTATTTTCCATGTACAGATTGCCAGCACTCGGCGTGATGTGCATGCTCATGTACCCAGCAATGCAGGCAGGCTCGACGAcattggtgatgttgggagTGATGGGGCATTCTGCCACCTGGAGCTTGGAGCCTCCGAAACCGCCAATGCGAACATGGACATCCCAAAGTCCCGATGGAGGTGTATCGACGGTGATATTCCCGTCCAGTATTGGGGTGTTCAAGTTGTACTCGATGGCAATAGCGCCTGCTGTTGGGCCTTGTGTCGAGACAATGATATCGCTGATTTCGACGTAGCCAAGCTCACCAGGCTTTCCGATCTGAACCACTGGACGGGGATTGGTGACGTCGGAAAACTTTTTGCCTGCGCCCATGATGACGGCAGCAAGACCCTCACCGACAACTCGAGCACCTGCTGGGATATACACGGTGTCAGTCACCCGGTAAAACCCCGCATCCAGAAACCCAACCACTGTCGGCTCGGTCGCAACGTCAAAGAACGAGTTCAAAGCCACTGTGTCATCAGTCACACCGTCTCCAACAGCGGAGATGTTGCGGGCCGACACGAATGCACCGGCAGGGTAGCCCTCATATTGAGGCTTCGACCTCTCGTAGTACTGATCACCGAGTTTTAGGGCGGAAGGCTGGTCAAAGGCAATATCACGTCCCTCAAACGCAGATGGCCCTTCGGGAGCGTAAAGGCTTCCCTGTATCCGAGGTCAACATAATGCGAGATTGATCACAGAATATCTGATAGCTCTTACCTTGGCATAGCCACACTCAAAGAGGGCTCCTGAAGCATTGCCGGCGAGAACTTGGTTTCCGTCCAGATCCTTCATAACCGTGGGAACGTTGGTGTACTTGACATTTTGAATCAACAGTGACCCAAGACCAGTAGCGCTGCTATTGTGTCTGCCCACAATGATGGCAGTATCGACATTGGTAAACGAGCTGTCCAGCAGTGTGACGGAGCCTACGTCGGGAGAGGACATGTTGAGGCCAATCTCGCAGTCATTGATGCTGAGAGACTTGTACGTAAATCCCCAGTTCCAAACTTGCAGGATGGCAGTTTGCGAGCCGTGAAAAGTGAGGTTGCGTACGGTATACTGTTGGCTACCAAACTGGGCTCCGTACTGTCCGCCATAAAAGACAAGATCAGTCAAcatgccgccgctgccctcTTCCATATAAATTCCCGTATGTCCGTCCTCAAAGTTTGGTGACAATATGAAGACACAGTTGTGAATGACAGTAGCCTGGGCAGACGGCCAATGGACTGCCCAGGTCTGGTGCGGTATGGCTGTGGTATCGAACACCAGGTTGCGGACCTGTCGGAAGAAGACGTTGGTAGAGATGAAATTGAGCTCTACAAGACAAAACAAGTTAACTTCAAGCCGGGCTGGAGCTGGCGTAGAGAGGCCACACATACTGCCATTGCTCAGATATGGATCGGCATCAAGCAAGGCCTTCCCATCCTGAGTGAAGTTGGAACCGCCCTTTATGACGGGCATATCAGTGGGGTCGCCAATCATCTGAGTGTAGAAGAGGCCGACGATTGGGCTGGAGATCAGGTAGGTTCCGGGCGGAAAGTAAACAATGGCCGGGTTGATGGTCGCTCCAATGCAGCCATAGCCACCGCAGCGATTGCCGTGACTCATGGCGGCATTAATGGCAGCAGTATCGTCGGTAACTAAAGCATTGTTAACCTGAAGTTCCAGATCATGGATGGCATTGAACATCTTCTAGGCTCCTACCTCCATCACCTTTGGCACCAAAGTCACGAACATTTCGAAAAACTTGGTATCCTCTGtcggggttgaaggaggcaATTCCCTGGTGGGACAGATCCTCCATCCAGAAGGTAGCACGGACAAGTGAAGCTGCAAGCAGCCAGAGGGGATTTATGCTCTTCATTGTTGATGTGTTGTACGAATGAAGTGGTTAGAGAGACACCACTCTAGGCAACGATGTCTGAGTGGAGCAGCGAAGAAGCAACCGGGGGAAACAACAAGTGCTATGCGGCCGAGAGTCTTGTCGTGTCTCTGTCTGAGAGATGAGTTGTTGGAACTGGAGGAGCACAAGCCTTTACTTTTCCTGATGCCTGACAGTGCTTGCACCGAGGAAGGAGCACACACTCCTGGGGGGGCCCTCTGTGCTGGTGACATGT belongs to Podospora bellae-mahoneyi strain CBS 112042 chromosome 6, whole genome shotgun sequence and includes:
- a CDS encoding hypothetical protein (EggNog:ENOG503PST0), coding for MQLSALFTVLLLPLMVVAEGESTTTKTKTLTLTETLTLQRLQAAHTGSHNSTAALQTGATTTFNPAASTTTSGPTLDPTPDNAAGALNAANVAAAAMAGIVVVAFL
- a CDS encoding hypothetical protein (CAZy:GH55; COG:G; EggNog:ENOG503NZKK); the protein is MKSINPLWLLAASLVRATFWMEDLSHQGIASFNPDRGYQVFRNVRDFGAKGDGVTDDTAAINAAMSHGNRCGGYGCIGATINPAIVYFPPGTYLISSPIVGLFYTQMIGDPTDMPVIKGGSNFTQDGKALLDADPYLSNGKLNFISTNVFFRQVRNLVFDTTAIPHQTWAVHWPSAQATVIHNCVFILSPNFEDGHTGIYMEEGSGGMLTDLVFYGGQYGAQFGSQQYTVRNLTFHGSQTAILQVWNWGFTYKSLSINDCEIGLNMSSPDVGSVTLLDSSFTNVDTAIIVGRHNSSATGLGSLLIQNVKYTNVPTVMKDLDGNQVLAGNASGALFECGYAKGSLYAPEGPSAFEGRDIAFDQPSALKLGDQYYERSKPQYEGYPAGAFVSARNISAVGDGVTDDTVALNSFFDVATEPTVVGFLDAGFYRVTDTVYIPAGARVVGEGLAAVIMGAGKKFSDVTNPRPVVQIGKPGELGYVEISDIIVSTQGPTAGAIAIEYNLNTPILDGNITVDTPPSGLWDVHVRIGGFGGSKLQVAECPITPNITNVVEPACIAGYMSMHITPSAGNLYMENNWMWVADHDMEDWNQTRIDVFAGRGLLIEGSNIWMLGNAVEHHTLYQYQLVNASNLWMGQIQTETPYYQPNPQAPYPFTQVNTTLHDPDFMTDCPGSSPSTVEQLPGDPPCAMAWAMRIIGSKNITVFGAGLYSFFNNYCTNCSTNHAGENCQARIFSIQDANGTEVVNSTTGLQMYNLNTIGSVSMLTIKGEDVAFWNETIATYASTMGIFRNDGNGTNVSSTS